GACGTCGCCGAACTCCGCGACCAGTTCCGGGGTGGTCTCGACCTCGCGCGTGCCGTAGTCGCTCGCCTCCAACAGCTCCTTTGCGAGTTCGCCCGTCTCGCTTTCTAGATCGAGCATCCGGCGTTCGGGATCCAGTTCGAGGCCGTACTCGTCGTTGAACTCGCTTACGCGGGACATGGATCGTTATTCCTCGTCGGTCGTGATCAAGATGTGCGTAAGGACGTTCGTCAACCCGCGACGGATCCGTTCGACGACGGCCTGATCGGAGACGCCGAGTAGCTCGCCCAACTCCTGGGTTACGATCCCCCGCGGGATGTCGAAGTACCCCGCCTCGAGTGCCGTCAACAGCGTGTCGTACTGCGCGTCGGTCAACCCGTACCGGGTCGTCAGGTCGGAATCGCTGGGCCGGTAGATCCGTTCGACGGCGACCGGGAGGCCCGCCTCGGTACAGTGGGCGTAAAACTCCGAGAGCGCCTCGTGGTC
The DNA window shown above is from Halalkalicoccus jeotgali B3 and carries:
- a CDS encoding MazG-like family protein; translated protein: MSRVSEFNDEYGLELDPERRMLDLESETGELAKELLEASDYGTREVETTPELVAEFGDVYYALLSLAAECGIDPEGSLEASLAKYRERLDASGSAGSS